The Heterodontus francisci isolate sHetFra1 chromosome 35, sHetFra1.hap1, whole genome shotgun sequence sequence gtggtagggaaaccattggaaaaaattctgagggacaggattaatctccacttggagaggcagggattaataagggatagtcagcatggctttgtcagggggagattgtgactaactaacttgattgaattttttgaggagtggctagatgtgtagatgaggataaagcagttgatgtagtctacattgacttccgtaaggcttttgataaggtcccgcatgggagattggttaagaaggtaagagcctatgggatccagggaaatttggcaaattggatccaaaattggcttagtgacaggaggcagagggtgatggtcgagggttgtttttgcgagtggaagcctgtgaccagtggtgtaccacagggatcggtgctgggacccttgctgtttgtagtgtacattaatgatttagacgtgaatataggaggtatgatcagtaagttcacagatggcacgaaaattggtggtgtcgtaaatagtgaggaggaaagcctttgattacaggacaaaataaatgggctggtaagatgggcggagcagtggcaaatggaatttaatcctgagaagtgtgaggtgatgcattttgggaggactaacaatggAGGTaggccctagggagtacagagggtcagagggaccttggtgtacttgtccatagatcactgaaggcagcagcacaggtagataaggtggttaggaaggcatatgggatacttgcctttattagccaaggcatagaatataagaacagggaggttatgatggagctgtataaaacgctagttaggccacagctggagtactgtgtacagttctggtcaccacactataggaaggatgtgattgcactggagagggtgcagaggagattcaccaggatgttgcctgggctggagcatttcagctatgaagagagactgaaaaggctagggttgtttttagagtaattatacaaaattatgaggggcattgacagggtaggtaggaggaaactttttcccttggcggaggggtcaataaccaggaggcatagatttaaggtaagggtcaggaggtttagaggggatttgagaagatttttttttcacccagagggtggttggaatctggaatacactgtgtgaagaggtggtagaggcaggagccctcacaacatttaagaaatatttacatgagcacttgaaacgccatagcatacaatgctacttgccaagtgctggaaaatgggattaaaataggtaggtgcttgatggccggcacagacacgatgggccgaagggcctgtttctgtgccgtatgactctatgactctagcagggggagtgggattaattggaaagcCATTTCAAAGATatggcacaggcttgatgggccaaatggacacCTCCTAAGATTCTATAAATGTGCAGACTGATGCCATCACTGAATTCCTGGCTCAAGCTCACCCACTGCCTCACAGCATTTTGTTCTCTATGTGCCTGGTCCTCTGCTTGGGATCCCAGTGACCCTGCTGTTGGGTGCCTCCCCCATGGAGGTGCTCCTGGCAAGAGACATCCCACACTTAGCCCCGCCCCATTCTCCAAACCCCGCCCCATTCTCCTGAACCCTGCCCATTCCTCCAAACCCCGCCCATTCTCTCGAGCCCcacccattcctccaaaccccGCCTATTCTCTCGAGGCACGCCCATTCCTCCAAACCCCGCCCATTCTCCCGAGCCCCACTCCACCCCAAACCCTGCCCCATTCCACAAACCCCGCCCAGTCCTCCAAACCCCGCCCATTGCCTCTAAGCCCCGCCCAATCtcccccaagctctgcccattctcTCGAGCCCCACTCCACCCAATCCCCGAGTATTGTCATGGAACCTCCACACCCCAAACCCCGCCCATTCCTTCAAACCCCGCCCATTCCCCATCACACCCCCCCCATTCCCAAACCCCGCCCTTTCCCCCATGCCCCTATTCCCAAGCCCTGCCCATGGCCGAAGCCCCGCCCCATTCCACAAGCCCCGCCCATTCCCAAACCCCGCCCTTTGTCGAAGCCCCGCCCCATTCCCCAGCCCAGCTGGTTGctgtttgatgatcagccatgatcatcatgaatggccgggcaggctcgatgggccgaatggcctactcctgctcctattttctctgtaaaTCAATTGGCCAGTCCAGTATGATGTTATTTTACGCCAAGCCCCGCCTCCCGTGGTGGAGTCCCGTCCGTCAGCTGttagccccacccccaccccaccaacagcCAATAGAAACCAGAACGAGGGGCGGGGCTGGGTGCTTCATGATGACATCATCAGTCCGCGCCTCCAAGACATTTTCCTCGCCGCCATCTTGTGGTTTTGCGCCGATTGTTTTATTTTCTCCCCGCGTTTTGTCTGTGGAACCGGCGGCGCAATCATGGCGGCTCCACTCGGCCTCAACGCCAAGCAGCCGCCGATCCAGTCCACGGCCGGAGCCGTGCCCGTCCTCAATGAGAAAGGTCAGCGGGCGGGGCGCGAGTCTGGGGATTGAGGCCTAGTCCTGGCCGGAGCCTCGGGCTCTCGGTATCAGTGACCCCGGGGGAGTGAGGGGCCGGGCGGAGGTTGTTGATCCAGTGAAGGTTTTTGTCTGGATGCTTTACTATGTTCAAGGCGCTGTGTAAATGCAGGTGATTTGGTGAGGCTCCAGCCCTGAGTCTAGCCTTGCCCCGCTCCCTCCTCTCCCTTTGCCAGAGAATCACAGGGCACCgaaggcccatcgtgcctgtgccgcctTTCCCCCCGGGTACTTTTGCCCCAACCTTCTCCTCTGTTGCTGTCCCTGGATAATCCCACTGTTTTCCTTCTCTCTGAAGGGCCCATTGAAGAACGTGTTGTTGCCTCCTTACAAGAAACGATCCAAACTGTCACATCCTCCTCTCTCTGACCGTCCTGCCCCGGGTACTCGCTGGCAATTGATCACGCTTATCTCAATCCATCGACAACAGACCAACAAATGACATccctctatctctatttctctcctgattatatattaatgatctagaccttggtgtacagggcacagtttcaaagtttgcagatgatatgaaacttggaagcattgtgaactgtgaggatagtgtagatcttccaaaggacatagacaagttggtggaatgggcggacaggtgacagatgaaattcaatgcagagaaatgtgaagtgattcattttggtaggaagaacatagagagataataaagaataaagggtacaattctaaagggggtgcaggatcagagggacctgggtgtatacatgcataagtcattaaaggtgcaggacaggttgagagtgtggtcaataaagcatacagtgtcctgtgcTTTATTAATGGGAGCattgagcacaagagcaaggaagatatattgaacttgtataagacattagtttggcctcagctgggatATTgcatcagttctgggtgctgcacttgaggaaagacgtgagggcattggagagagtacagaaaagattcacgagaatggttccagggatgaggaattccagttatgaagctagattggagaagttaggactgttcttcttggagaagagaaggctgagagttgatttgatagaggtattcaaaatcataaggggtctggactgagtagatagagagaaactgttcccactcgtgaggaTCGagacgagagggtacagatttaaagtatttgggaagaaaagcaaaagtgacatgaggaaaaactttttcacgcagcgagtggttaaggtctggaatgcgctgcctgagaatgtggtggaggcaggttcaattgaaacattcaaaagggaattagacagttatatgaaaaggaagaatgtgcagggttacagggagaaggtggtggaatggaactgagtgaattgctcatgcggagagccggtatggaaacgatgggctgaatggccgccttctgcactgtaactgtTCTGTGATTCTGGAATGTCACAACCTTGTGGAGGATTCCATTGGCATCTGTCACTTACTGCAGCATGGCCATACTTTCCATCCTCTGGCTCACCTAAAGACGTACAGTGAACCCCTCACCTGCATCACCAAATCGCACCTTGGTCTCTCCCTCTGGCACCCCTCCTCCTTCAGCACCCTGCCTATTTCACTCCCTTTGCCCTTCCTTTAGGACACTCAGTCTATCGCACCCTGCCCCATCCCAACATTCTCCCTGCGACAGcctccctcttttcctctgtcagaCTCTGCACTGAGTGATTCCTCATTTGTGGTGATATTAATCTTTATCTTAGCTCGGCCACAGTACAGCTGTGGTGGAAGCCCTGAGACCCAGGCCTCTTTTGGTCAGCTGTTGCTACTGATCCTGCAGTTACCATAGTAAGGCCTTGACTGAACGCAGCTGCCTTCTATACCCAGGTGAGGTGTCGATGGAAAAGGTGAAGGTGAAACGCTATGTCTCTGGTAAGCGACCCGATTATGCGCCCATGGAGTCCtctgatgaggaggaggaggacttCCAGTTTGTTAAGAAACCAAAGGATACAGAGGCAGAGCCTGAGGTGACGGAGGATCTGGCGAATGACCCTCGTCTGAAACGTCTCCAGAACCGACTTTCTGAGGATGTAGAGGAAAGGTAAGAGAATCTGGGGCCCGTGGGGATATGCAGGGTCTGCCAGGCAGCTCCTGATTTATTTTTGTTCGTTTGTGTTCTGTAAACATACAGCCTGGTCTTGAGCTGCACAGATCAGGGAAGATTGCAAGTGAAATGCTTGGTCTCTCAAGGTAACAGGAGAGCTGTTTAGTGGTTTCAGTGCCCTTCAGTTGGGCACGAAAAAAAGCCAGCCGAAGTGCTGTTCCTGATCAGGAATTGAGTACACAAAGCAGGTTGACACTTTAGTCTGGTACTGAGGGAGGAATGCATTgtcaggtgccatctttcagatgtgatgttgaacccgtttcctgtctgccatttcaaatggatgtcaaagatcccacggAACTATTCGACCAAGAGGTTGGAAGCTCttctcggtgtcctggccaatatttatccctcaaccaaaatcaagaAAACAAACTAattggtcatttatttcactgctgctCGTGGTCCGTACAAATCGTTGTTAaggaggcaaatgcagcagccattgaCTGCGCTGCAAGTAATGCATTGatggtgaaacactttgggacgtcctgaggatgtgaaaggagcTGTATAAATTCAGATTGTTGAATTTTGAAATAGTGTCCAATATTTAAGCTTTGCTCTCCGGGAAGATGACTGATAACTTTCCTCTTGTGTTCCTGTAGGCTGGCCCGACATCGGATGATCGTCGAGCCAGAGGTGGTGATGGAAGCGGAGTCGGAGGATGAGGGTGAGCCATGGCACGTGGATCGAGAGGATactagtgaggaggaggaggaggaagtggacgaTGAGGTGTGTACAAGCCTCACACTCAGTGCATAAACAATGAATGAGAAAGAGGGAGTACTGAAAACTTTAAACTAACAGCAGGAAGATCCAGAATAGCTCGTTGGTGTGTGGAAGTGAAGAGACAGGGTATGGATTGAGTGGAGACTCTGAATTACAGGCCTGGTGCAGACCCCAGCTCTAATCCTCGTGCAGATTCTCGCCAGAATCACAGGCCtaccttctctttttttttaaatgctgaccAGTCTGGACTTTACCAGAATGCTCTTGTGTTTAATGTTACCCAATGAACAACTGAAGAAAGGGAGCACAAGGAGtggtagcatagatacatttaagaggaagcttgATAGACAAATGAGTGTGAAAGGAACAGAAGCATATGCTGATGGGGGTAGATGAAGtagaaggcttgtgtggagcataaacaccagcataaagCAGCTGGGCATGTTTCTGCGCTGTACGTTTTCTATAAAATTTCTGTTTGGAGTGTGAGAGATGGAATTCCTCTGGTGACATCAGTTTCCCTTGAGGTTTGTGGGTCTCTGACCCTAGACCTTTTCTCTCCAGTTAATTGCtgaaaaccctaggatgtagatgCCCAGTGTAAAACTGAGACACCCAGCTCAGGAAGGTCCTGGCACCTTTGCTGAGTTAGCAGATTGCAGCTGAGGTGCAGGTAGATAGACTGCAGTTAGCTTCAGCCTCCCTTGACCAAAACCAAAACTAGGGCTCTAGACAGCTATAGACAGTAAAGCCCTTGTGTGTGTTGTGTTGAGGACACGATCAGGCTCTGCTGTGATGCCTCCCAGATTCAAATAGCCTACATGGGTTAACACATAAAGGCCACTTGAGTGAGGGAGCTGGAGACAAGTCAGCACCTGTGGGCCTGCATGTAGGATGGATAATGCTGGCTGGGCAAggttggggagtgcgggagggggaaGGAACTGATTTATTGTCCATTGGATCTGTGGGTGGGGGTCGTCTTTACAAAGTagttacagcacagatacaggccattcagcccaactgggctatgctggtgtttataccctgcacaaacctcctcccaccctcttcatctcaacatcatctactcctttctccctcgtgtttatgtAGCTTCCCCTTAGATGTGTCTGTGCTATTTGCTGCTGtattctcaccactttctgagtaaagaagttactctgaattccctattggatttattagtgactatcttatatttatgtcccctagttttgatCTCCCTCGCAAGTGGAAAGATCTTTAATGTTTGTTGAGTTGTGACTGTATATGGATAACTCTGAGCAGTTGTTGGATGTTAACGACCCTAGGCAGATTGACAGCTGTCCCCCTCATGCTGCAATAGGAAATCGAGCGTCGTCGTGCCATGATGAGGCAGCGGGCGCAGGAGAGAGCAAACGAGGAATTAGAACTGCTGGAGCTGGAAGATGAAGGTAGATCTGGAGAAGAGTCTGAGGAGGAGTCTGAGTACGAGGAATATACAGACAGCGAGGATGAAACTGAACCCAGGCTGAAGCCTGTCTTTATAAGAAGGTATGTTTCGTTGGGAATGCTGGCCGACCCACAGCCTTTCTTGTGAATATCTTGCAAAGCAGGGGTTGTGTGTGGGCGCACAATACAACACCACCCTAAAATTACCAGTGCTCGCGGTAAAATTGGCAATTCACTTGGGCCACAGGCTAGCTGGTGCCGGACATCGAAATATTATCAAACTAGTGCAGTAAAGGGACATTTTATGGCGATAAAGCGAAGGCATTTTGAGTATTTTAGAGGGAGACTGACTCAATTCAGCTCTTCTCTgagagtttgatgggacagtgcagagggagctttactctgtatctaaccccattttttttttcgtGCAGTCCCGGGCCAGAAGTCAGCTCACAGGTTACGTACCCTCCTGTCAGCCTCGAGGGACCGtgtcgaaggagctttactctgtctctaaccccgtgctgaaggtcctgggagtatttgatggggacagtgtagagaaagatttactctgtatctaaccccgtgctgtacctgacctgggagtgtttgctgaAACCAGAAAATCTTCCATTCTCAACACTAATGCTAACCTCATCTTGATGAATACACaggtttttttaaataaatggAAACACTCTAACTACCTTTATAGAATCTTGTGCTCAGTATATTTAGTGCAGCCCTGCCCAGTCCGGTCATATGTGGACCCAAGTATACTTGCTGAAAATTTTCTCAGAGTTAAAATAGAAAATTAATTGAAGCTTTTGCTACTCTTTCCCAGCGCAACACAGGAGCTGTGTGGAAGGACTGGGACTTGCTTCTGGCATTTACTGAGGTTGCTGCTATCTGACAGCTTCAGTATTGCCCAGCTCCACGTgtctgtttctttgcctctctgaccCTGCTGCTCGCTAGTTCTGACTTGAAGGCAGCATTGATTGGGGGTTCAGCAGCTTTGGGGACAGAGAAtggtgcggggggtggggcaagatataatcTGTGCTTGGGTCTTATAAGCTGGACACCAGCCAGGGCTTTAATTAAATGAATTGGAGGTTTTTAGAATTAGACAGAGATTCTCCTATTTTAGCTGGTTATGGTGATGAGTTCTGAGCCATGCAAACAGAGAAAGACTTGGCTTCAATCTCtgttctgtgctgaattagctgctcACACTTGGCAGCAGTAAGAGCACCAGCGGTCGCAGTTCCTGGTGTCAAGGCTTGGTTGGTGTCCCTCTTGTCTCATCTTCCTAGTCAGAATGtcgtggtttcaagtcccactgttGACACTTGACCCCAGAGTCCAGGTTGACTCTGTagttcagtaccaagggagtgctgcactgtcagaggtgctgttttgcaGCTGAGACATTAAAATGATGCCCTGTCTACCGCTCAggtagatcccatggcactctttcgaAGCGGGGAGTTCTCGCCAATGgtgcgatatttatccctcaaccaacatcactataaaAACAGATCACCTGATCAttttcagattgctgtttgtgatatcttgctgtgcacaaattgtctggtgtgtttcttacattacaagagtAACTGCTGTTGATTATACATCAATTGTCTTTAATTATATGCAGTTGGCGGGCATTAATTGGGATTTCACCTGAGCGCATATAAAGAGATACTTACTGAAACTGTGGGGTGGTTGAGTTAGGCGATGTATGCTTGCAGTGTTTCActctaaataaatgttagactgagtaaagattggccccagtatcatccttcaccatcaggctttctggaatataacaactacacttcagaagtacttcattgctgtAAGGTGCTTTGTGGATGTGAAAtatgcaagcaaaaaaaaaaattctaatttctTTCATCTGAGGTTTTGTAGCATGAGCTATTCTGTGCAGGTCCCTTGACTATCTTTCCGTTCTGATTTTCCCCAGAAAGGACCGAGTTACTGTGCAGGAACGTGAAGCCGAGGCCATCAAGCAGAAGGAGCTGGAGCAGGAGGCAAAACGCTTGAGCGAGGAGCAGCGCAAGTATACATTGAAGGTACCGAGCACAGTCTGCAGAGCTGCACAGCTTCATGGCTACCTGTATGCAGTGTGGGATCCTGTCCTCCTCCAGCAGAGGTAATTGGATAGGGATGGGGAGCGGCCACCTTGGCTGGTTTCAAGCTTGGCCACTGCAGGAAGCATGTTGTGGGGCAGGACGGTGGAACACTTGTTGGGGCTCAGAGGATAAGACCAGCAGCCCGATTTTGGGGGTGGGGGCGGTACCGATGCAGGGACAGCAGTACCAGTGTGTTGGGGTGGGATGGTGGGCTGTACTAGTGAGGGGAGAGGCGTGTTCTTAGCAATATGGTGACATTTTGCAGATTGTGGAGGAAGAGGCCAGGCGGGAGATTGAGGAGTCGCGGAGAACACTCTCTGCTCTCGATGCGCTGAACACCGATGATGAGAACGATGAAGAGGAATACGAGTCATGGAAAGTGCGGGAACTTAAACGCATCAAACGGGACCGAGAGGAGCGAGAGTCGTGAGTACTTGTGCTATCCGTGTTTCGCCTGCTCCCACTATAACCTAAGTACCACCTCTTCATTAACGCAGCACACTCTCCCCACCCACCAACATCCTGGAGGAAAAATAAGCCATTTGCATATAGGCCACAGAGCCAACTTGCTCTTTACTGAATCGCTACGCTATATAAAAGTTAGAACATTTCTTGGGGCAGTGTGCATCCAACAAGTCTGTGCTATACTTTctccagtgtgtgtttatatacagTCTGTACAATAATGGTGACTGAGTAACATTAATCTTGCTTTCCCTGTCACTATCTGATTTTGTCGGTGTGTTTTGTGTATGTCTCTGTCGCTCTGTCCATCTTTGTCTGACTGTGTGGATGAAGTGGTTATTCTGTGATTAGGAAGGGTCCTCTCTTGTTTAATTGTCTTCCCATTTTGCAGCATGGAGAAGGAGAAAGCTGAGATTGACCGGATGCATAACCTGACAGAGGAGGAGAGGCGAGCAGAGCTTCGAGCCAACAGCAAAGCCATCACTAACAAGGCCAGCAAAGGAAAATACAAGTTCCTGCAGAAATATTACCACAGAGGAGCCTTCTTCATGGTGAGTGGGGCCGATTTCAGCCGACACAAAACACCAACCCCAATATTTTCAGTGGCTTGTGTTGGCAAATGTTTCTGGGGACAGAATTAGCCTCTGGTGTGATACCCTAAACAGTAGGATAGCCTGCTGACATTGACTGACTGGTATCACCCAAGAGTAATGGCCATTGGGACAAGTTCCGAATGGTGTTGCTCCATGTGGCACCAGGCTCCAGTGAGAAGCAGAACCTTTGGTAGATGACGAGTAGAGCCATGATCTCTTAAGTGTTCGAGTGAGTGATTTCTAAATAAACTGAGTCAGCGAGGGAATTTGATATGTTTCTTTAGAATCCATATTTGGTCTGCACTGGTAATACACACCACATGTTAATTCATGTATACCTCCCTTCAGGGTAGGGAAACTAACTGACCCTCTTGTTTACCGTTTAACAGGACGAAGAGGAGGATCTATACAAACGGGACTTCAGTTCTCCGACGTTGGAGGACCATTTCAACAAGACCATCCTACCCAAAGTCATGCAGGTACTGTGCACCTGGATCACCTGAGGGCATGTGCCCAAATGCACTGCTCATCAAGCACTTGTCTTGTAACACTCCCTTCAGATAAACAGCTGCCTCTGAGCACTTCTGACGGAAGGGAAAACGCTCTGCCCTTATTGGGGAGGCAAGGGGTAACTCAGAGGTTCAGGAGAATCAATGCAATGCCAAAGAGACTGGTTTTCAGAGACAACAGCAGCCCTGGGTATAGAACGGGGGGTGGAGAGGGCGGAGGAAATCAGCTGGTACCAGAAGAGCAGATTGTCCCTGTAAGTTAGCTGGCTGGAGCAGGTCGATCAGCATTAGAAAGAGAAAAGCTGACTTCACATTTCACCTGGAATCTACTACAGAACGCTGTATGTTTCGATGGAGAGTCCCACCAAGAGTTAAAACTGCTCTTTCAGATGTCGACTGACCACTGCCCTGCACCTTCCTGGCACTGTAAACGCTTGTTGT is a genomic window containing:
- the mfap1 gene encoding microfibrillar-associated protein 1, which translates into the protein MAAPLGLNAKQPPIQSTAGAVPVLNEKGEVSMEKVKVKRYVSGKRPDYAPMESSDEEEEDFQFVKKPKDTEAEPEVTEDLANDPRLKRLQNRLSEDVEERLARHRMIVEPEVVMEAESEDEGEPWHVDREDTSEEEEEEVDDEEIERRRAMMRQRAQERANEELELLELEDEGRSGEESEEESEYEEYTDSEDETEPRLKPVFIRRKDRVTVQEREAEAIKQKELEQEAKRLSEEQRKYTLKIVEEEARREIEESRRTLSALDALNTDDENDEEEYESWKVRELKRIKRDREERESMEKEKAEIDRMHNLTEEERRAELRANSKAITNKASKGKYKFLQKYYHRGAFFMDEEEDLYKRDFSSPTLEDHFNKTILPKVMQVKNFGRSGRTKYTHLVDQDTTSFDSAWAQESAQNSKFFKQRAAGVRDVFERPSAKKRKTT